The genomic window CGATGCTGAAGGAGTCGGTCACCTCCTGGACCGACTCCAACGGTGGCCGCCGCGCCGCGCGCAAGCCCGTCACCGGGCGGCAGAAGGTGGCGCACTTCTTCGCCCACATCTATGCCCACCCGGACCTGACCGTCACACCGATCGAGCTGGCCACCGGTCCGGCGCTGAAAGTAGTTGTCCGAGGCAACCACCATGTGCTGGTCCTGGACACCGACGGCGAGCTGATCACCGGCATCCGGGTGCAGGCGAACCCGGCGAAGCTGTCAGCGGTAGAGGGGTAGCGCTCCGGTCAGCGAGTCCACCGACGCGCGCGGGCCGTACAGGGCGATGCCCAGGTACTGGATGTCCTCGGGCTTCGTGCCGGCGAGCGTTGTGGACATCTGCTCGTACGTCCGGGCCTGCTGCGCGACCTGGTGCATGTCGTGGATCGTGATGTCGTCGCGGGCGGCGGCCTGGGCGCGGAGCGTGGTCAGGTCGTCGGCGCGCAGGATCGGGATCGGGTACGCGCACATCCCGGTGTGCGGCGTACCGGCGGCGTCCGTGGTCTCGGGGCCGACCGCGCCGTCGTGGTGGCTGCCGAGGCCGACGCCGAGCAGCGCGGCGGTGTTCAGGGCGACGCCGATGGGGGCTTCGGCCGCGATGATCACGACCATCTTGTTCGTCAGCACGGTGGTCAAGGTAGTGCGGTGCGCGGCTCGGCGGTCGGTCGGCCGAACATCGTTCGGTGAAGCTGTCAAAATAGTGGTCATGGACGAACTTGATACGGCGCTGCTGCGGATGCTGCAGAACGACGCCCGCCGGACGAACCGGGAGATGGCCGCCGAGCTCGGGATCGCGCCGTCGACCTGCCTGGAGCGGATCCGCGGACTGCGCGAGCGCGGGGTGATCAGCGGGTACCACGCGGCCGTCGACCTGCACGCCATCGATCGCTCCACGCAGGCGATCATCTCGATCAAGCTCCGGCCGCAGGCGATGGCGGTGGCGACGGCGTTCCAGTCGTACGTGATGGACCTGCCGCAGACTCTGGACATGTTCATGGTCTCCGGCGGCACCGACTTCCTCGCCCACGTCGCGGTCAAGGACACCCAGGCCCTCCGCGACCTGGTGCTTGCGCTCGCCAAGAGGCAAGAAATCGCCGACATCCGCAGCTCGGTCGTGTTCGAACACCACCGCCGTACCACAATCATGCCGCTCTAAGACACTGTCTGTTTCCGCGCGGCTACACCGGGGTAGAAGCAGTTCCGGGCGTGAGGCGCGGGGACCTGACCTGCCCAGCTCATTCACCGAGCGGAGCGGGAGGTCGACCTATGGGCCGACGAAGGAAGATCGCGGGAGTCACGGCGCTGGCCGTGGTGCTGGCGGGGTTCGGAGCCGCGGCGGCGGGGACGAGTGACACCTGTGGGATGGCGCAGGCGCCGTCCCTCGGGCAGAAGGCGCAGGCCGGCTGGGAACGCGTCGAACGGCAGTTCTCGGACGAGGAAGGCGAGACGGAGACCGCGGGGATGCCGGCCATCTGTGCCGCGCACTTCGAGCTGGCCGAGCGGGCCGGCGCCGGTGCGACCGGACCGGCGGACTACCTGACGGCGAAGTTCTCGTCCGGCAAGGACATCGGCCTCGACCAGGTCCGGCAGGCACGGGACCAGGCGGCGAAGATCCCGGACGATGCCGGCAAGAAGGCGTGGTCGTACGTCGGCCCGTCGAACATCGGCGGCCGGATCGTCGGCCTGGTTGTCGACCCGACGCAGCCGGACACCGTCTACATCGCGGCCTCCGGTGGCGGCGTCTGGCGGAGTACGGACGCGTCCAAGACGTTCACCCCTGTCTGGCCGGCCGATCAGAACCAGACCATGGGCGCGCTCGAACGCGGGCCGGACGGCACCCTCTGGGCCGGTACCGGTGAGGCGAACCCGCCCGGCGGCGGCCTGACGTTCTTCGGCGACGGCATCTACTCGTCCGCCGACGGCGGCAAGACCTGGCACAACCGAGGCCTTCGCGGCAGCGCGGCCATCGGCCGGATCGCGGTCGACCCGAAGAACCCCCGGCGGATCTTCGCCGCGGCCTCGGGCTCGCCGTACAGGCCGGTCGCCCAGCGCGGCCTCTACCGCAGCGAGGACGGCGGCCACACGTGGCAGCAGGTGCTCGCACCGCCGAACGACACCACCGGTGCGGTCGATGTCGTCATCGACCCGGACAACCCGCAGCGGATGCTCGCGGCGCTCTGGGACCACCACCGGACCGCGGCGGTCCGGACGTACGGCGGCGTCGGCTCAGGCTTGTTCCGCAGCGACGACGGCGGTACGACGTGGACCCGGCTCGAGAACGTCTCCAAGCTCTCCGACGGCGACGCGAGCGGCCTGACCAGCGACCCGAGCCTCGGCCGGATCGGGATCGGCGTGGCCCCGAGCCACCCGGACCGCGTGTACGTGATCACCGGTACGCAGTACGGCGCCGACAAGGGCTTCTACGTCTCCGACGACTTCGGTACGACGTTCAGCGCGGGCGGGAAAGCCGGCGGCCGGAGCGGGTACGAGTGGTGGTTCGCGAAGATCTGGGTCGACCCGGCGAACCCGGACCATTTGTTCAGCGCGGACCTGAACATGCGCTCGTCGTCGGACGGCGGCCAGACCTGGACCTCGCGGTCCGGCCTGCACGCCGACCAGCACGCGCTCG from Kribbella jejuensis includes these protein-coding regions:
- a CDS encoding DUF2000 domain-containing protein, with the protein product MLTNKMVVIIAAEAPIGVALNTAALLGVGLGSHHDGAVGPETTDAAGTPHTGMCAYPIPILRADDLTTLRAQAAARDDITIHDMHQVAQQARTYEQMSTTLAGTKPEDIQYLGIALYGPRASVDSLTGALPLYR
- a CDS encoding Lrp/AsnC family transcriptional regulator, with amino-acid sequence MDELDTALLRMLQNDARRTNREMAAELGIAPSTCLERIRGLRERGVISGYHAAVDLHAIDRSTQAIISIKLRPQAMAVATAFQSYVMDLPQTLDMFMVSGGTDFLAHVAVKDTQALRDLVLALAKRQEIADIRSSVVFEHHRRTTIMPL
- a CDS encoding WD40/YVTN/BNR-like repeat-containing protein, whose product is MGRRRKIAGVTALAVVLAGFGAAAAGTSDTCGMAQAPSLGQKAQAGWERVERQFSDEEGETETAGMPAICAAHFELAERAGAGATGPADYLTAKFSSGKDIGLDQVRQARDQAAKIPDDAGKKAWSYVGPSNIGGRIVGLVVDPTQPDTVYIAASGGGVWRSTDASKTFTPVWPADQNQTMGALERGPDGTLWAGTGEANPPGGGLTFFGDGIYSSADGGKTWHNRGLRGSAAIGRIAVDPKNPRRIFAAASGSPYRPVAQRGLYRSEDGGHTWQQVLAPPNDTTGAVDVVIDPDNPQRMLAALWDHHRTAAVRTYGGVGSGLFRSDDGGTTWTRLENVSKLSDGDASGLTSDPSLGRIGIGVAPSHPDRVYVITGTQYGADKGFYVSDDFGTTFSAGGKAGGRSGYEWWFAKIWVDPANPDHLFSADLNMRSSSDGGQTWTSRSGLHADQHALAYDPNVPGRLYVGNDGGVYRSDQNGATKTFVHSEVEPFNQSYHLAVAQDDPNRLATGLQDNGSVRSWTAATPPGDLTQFNAFGGGDGHWVLIDPKDHNTYYECLQQGTCHGHQDVNGTETSWNFGTRHSTRITTDAPMAFDPNDPSIVYFGGNVLDRSTDRARTFTAISPTGDADLAGGPPTQESDPVYANSYHTISAIGVAGDSKTLYVGTDNGLLWRSDDLGAHWTKLTGVPERWVNAVVVDPRQPEHVWVALSGFREGSAAASVFETRDGGATWTDASSNLPNAPVEMLTYDPVRSRLYAATDFGAFTMRAGQKHWTRIARGLPQTSILDIKVSGDGSTVYAATFGRSIWKAPAPK